The genome window TCATGAATGCACTTTCCTTGCTTCATTTGCCTGCCGAAAAATTGCTCCAAGAGCTGACACCTAGGCCAAGCTGCATAATCTCTGACATGTATCTTCCTTGGACAGTCAATCTAGCAACCAAGTTCCATATTCCAAGAATTTCTTTCAATgggttttcttccttttgtatCTTGTGCTCGCACAACATACACAATTCTAACGTTCTTGACAGCATAGGTTCTGAATCTGAATGCTTTGTCGTGCCTGGCTTCGAGGAACATGTTGAATTTAGTAATTTACGAAAGCTCAGGTGGGAATGATCATATGTCCAAATGACCTAGAATCTCAAGAGTATCTTGATAAAGTACTAGCTGCTGAAAAAGTTAGCTATGGGATGATTATTAATACATTTGAAGAGTTGGAGCCAGCACATGTCAAAGAGTACAAGAAGGTTAGAGCagacaaagcttggtctattggtccaGTTTCCCTATACAATAAAGACACTTTGGATAAGATTCAGAGAGGAAACAAGGCTTCAATGGATGAACATGAATGCTTGAAGTGGCTAGACTTGCAGCAACCGGGATCTGTAATTTATGCTTGCTTTGGAAGCATTAGTAACCTAACGCCTTCACAAATGATAGAGCTTGGATTAGGCTTAGAGGCATCGAGAAAACCATTTATTTGGGTTTTAAGGGCAGGAGATCAATCAAAAGCCTTGGAGAAGTGGATTTTAGAGTATGGATTCGATGAAAGAATTAGAGAAAGAGGTCTCTTGATTAGAGGTTGGGCTCCCCAAGTCTTAATATTGTCACACCAAGCAATTGGAGGATTCTTAACGCATTGTGGATGGAATTCAACACTCGAGGCAATTACTATGGGGGTGCCAATGGTCACATGGCCTCTTTTTGGTGACCAATTTGTCAATGAAAAGTTAGTTGTGCGAGTGCTAAATATTGGAGTTAGTGTTGGTGTAGAGGTCCCTATACAAtggggagaagaagagaaactgGGGGTGTTGGTGAAGGAAGAAGATGTTAACAACGCAATAAACAGGTTAATGGAGGAAGGTGAAGAgggtgaaggaagaagaaggagagcaAGAGAGCTTGGGGAGATGGCAAAGAGATCGGTAGAAGAAGATGGTTCTTCTTATCTCAATTTGACAATGCTTATCGAAGCTATCATGCAACAAGTTTGAGGCAAGGCGTCGATTCCACACCGCAGAGAAAAAGGTTTTTTCCATTAATTTTAAATGTAAGTTaatgtttgttttatttataaGGAAATGAAAACATTCCTTTTCCCCAAGCTTTTCGTCATTTTCAGGCTTGTGTATTTTTGTGTCGATTTGAAGTATTGTGATCAACATTATGCTTTA of Tripterygium wilfordii isolate XIE 37 chromosome 13, ASM1340144v1, whole genome shotgun sequence contains these proteins:
- the LOC120013208 gene encoding LOW QUALITY PROTEIN: UDP-glycosyltransferase 73C6-like (The sequence of the model RefSeq protein was modified relative to this genomic sequence to represent the inferred CDS: deleted 2 bases in 1 codon; substituted 2 bases at 2 genomic stop codons); this encodes MFFCIYERVLMGRNRNWHTKLFTKLKVDDMASQLQLHFILFPLLAQGHMIPMIDIARLLAKRGVIVTIVTTPRNAARFTAVITRARESGLQIKLEQVHFPFGAAGLPEGCENLDMLPSNEMATSFMNALSLLHLPAEKLLQELTPRPSCIISDMYLPWTVNLATKFHIPRISFNGFSSFCILCSHNIHNSNVLDSIGSESECFVVPGFEEHVEXXFTKAQVGMIICPNDLESQEYLDKVLAAEKVSYGMIINTFEELEPAHVKEYKKVRADKAWSIGPVSLYNKDTLDKIQRGNKASMDEHECLKWLDLQQPGSVIYACFGSISNLTPSQMIELGLGLEASRKPFIWVLRAGDQSKALEKWILEYGFDERIRERGLLIRGWAPQVLILSHQAIGGFLTHCGWNSTLEAITMGVPMVTWPLFGDQFVNEKLVVRVLNIGVSVGVEVPIQWGEEEKLGVLVKEEDVNNAINRLMEEGEEGEGRRRRARELGEMAKRSVEEDGSSYLNLTMLIEAIMQQV